TTCAATAACAATGCTGCCTTTTTTATTTTCCTCACTTAAAATTGCTTCCGAAGTTGATATTGGTCCATAAACAGGAACGAAGTCCTCAATACCAGCTTTTTTCATAACCTGTTCAACATTGTGAAGATTACTACCATGATCTGCTATCAATAAAACATTGGCTTTAATTCTTCTACCTGTCATATTTATGGGATTATAAGTTCTTGTTTCATCATCAATGATAAATTCTTGTTTAAAAGTATGCAATATTTTGCCTGGTTCACTTTCATTCATTCTTATTGATGAGATTATCTTTTCAATATTCTCATTTGTTATTCTTCCGGGAAGTTCAGAGCCAGAATTTGCCCACATATCTTCAGTACCACTTACAGTTCTGCAATTTATACTTCGTCCGGAGTAAGATACAGTAACATGATCAATAGCCAGACTATCATCTATTTCAAAAATATCATCTATACACTTTTTAACAGCTTCAGCACAGGAATCAATATCGCTTATGCTACCGTTTGTAACACCCCTAGATGGTACTTTTAATTTATAATCAAGAGTGAATCTACCGTCCTCAGATATTCTCACCAAAGATCCTTTAATGAAATTTGTGCCTATATCTATGCCTAATACATTCATAGTCCTACCTTCACCCCTTTTTTATTCTTTTAATCACTCTATTATCAAATCTCACATCTATTTCACTAATATTATCAAAATTCAAATTCGTTATTTTTTCAAGATAGTTTTGAATTACTTCTGATTTCTGATCAAAATCATCTTTACCAAAAACTATTCTAATATTACTGTTTTTTAAAATTATAGACAAACCTCTATCATCACTTATAATTTCAGATAATTCTGTATATAAACTATCATAATCTTTTAGAATATTTAACAATTTTACAGATTTAGCAATATCATGATTTCCTCTGATTATTGGAAGAGGAGTCGTAAAACCATTTCTAATTTCGCCAATAAGATCGCTAGTCGAATTAACAAAATAACTATTACCACGATCATCAATTACAATTGCTTCCGGAGATTCTTCTTCAATTGAAATCACAATTTTTGATGGAAGTTGAATTTCAATCTTACAGTTTTTTACGAAACCATAGTCTATGATTGAACGTGCAACATAATCATCATTTATAGAGAATATATCACAATTGATTCTTATACCGGAAATATCAATAATCTCTTCCTTTGAGGTCAACTTAGTGCCAAACACCGTTATATCTTTGACAATAAAAAGATTACTCTCATAACATATTTCTCTAATCTTACCTGAAATTTCGTATACGCTAGAAAAGATAAGTATTCCAATAATTATCTTTAGACTAGCAAGTAAGATAGTTCTAAATTTTGAAAGATATTTACTAGTATTCTCTTTTTTCTTTTTCATCAAATCCGACCATTATCAATTCAGTTTCCAGCATCACATTGTATTTTTTAAGAACAGTTTCTTTTATTTTTTCAATTAAGTTTAAAACGTCTGACGAACTTGCATTATTATAATTAAGAATAAAATTAGCATGCTTGACAGAGACAATTGCTCCTCCAGTTCGTACACCTTTTAAACCTGATCTATCAATGTAATATCCAGCAGATTTATCGCCCACTTTTTTAAATACAGAACCGCAGGAGGGAAGATTTAAAGGTTGATTAGTTTGTCTCCACTTTTGACCCTCAATCATTTTTTTACTTATCTCCTCAATACTCCCGTCATTTAATTGAAATTGTGCTCCTGTTATGATATAATCATTTAGATTAGAACTTCTATAACCAAATTTCAGATCAGATTTATATATTCTTAATTTGTTAAAATCTTCTGTCAGAACATCAACAAAAAGTACATGATCTGAGATTTCACTACCCAAACTTCCAGCATTTATAGCTAAAGCTCCACCGACTGTACCAGGTATACCTGACAGATTTTCAAAACCACTGAGATAATTATCTTTTGTTAATACAGCCAGTCTTCCTAAAGTTATTCCACACTGGGCATAGACTTTACCAAAAGCAATTTCAGTTTTTTTCATCTGGCGAAGATTTATAATCATACCATTATAACCATTATCGGAAACAAGTAAATTGGAACCTGAACCAATAACCTTATAATTTATATTATTATCTCTACAAGCTTTGAGAATGGCGATTAATTCATCTCGATTGACAGGTTCAGCATAAAATTGAGCAGGTCCCCCAATTTTATAAGTCGTCAATTTTTTCATTTTAACTTCTTCAGCGAATCTATCTATCAATAAATCTTTCAAATATTTCGAAAAATCATTATGCATCTAAACCTCTTTTAAGTTCATAAAGAACTTTATTTGCTTCACCGGCACCAATTGAAACAATAATATCGTTTTTTTCCATGATATTTTTTATATACGGGTACGAATCCCACAAATCCTCAAACACCATCGCCTTTGATCTATCTTCCTCGGTAAGTGCATTGTAAATCAAATGTGAAGTCGTAACTCCATCTGGCAGCTCCCTTGCGGGATAAATTGGAGCAATCATAATTTTATCTGCCTTGCTAAGTGCCTTGGCAAACATTACATAATGTTCTCTTGTCCTGGAAAATAGATGTGGTTGAAATAAAACAATTACTCTTCTTTTCAAACTTGTAATAACTTCAAGAATACTTTCTAATTCAGTAGGATGATGAGCATAATCATCAACAAGCATAATATCACCATTGTAGATGATATCTGATCTTCTTCTTACTCCCTGAAAATTGAGAACAGATTTCGGTAGATCATCAATTGATAAGCCATTGTTCACAGCACAGACTATAGCTGCCAACATATTCAAAGCATTGTAATTTCCTATGCTTTTAATTTTCAATCTGCCTACAAATTTATCTTCCAGAAAAAGATCAAATTCTAAAAAATTATTACTAAATACAATGTTCTGTACCCTGTTTGAAGATAATTTACTAAGACCAAAAGGAATCTTTTTACAATTGCTTACTCTCTCTAAGACGCTTCTGACATGTTCGTCATCATAATTATAGTAGATCTTTCCATTTTCAGATATTTTATTGCACAGCTCTACAAAAGTCTCTTTTAAATTGTCAATATTTTCATAGATATCCATATGATCATTATCTATGTTGAGTAAAACAATCTCATCAGCATACATTTTCAAAAAGCTTCTATCGTACTCATCACCTTCAATAATCAACTTATCCGAATCACCATTATAATAGTTAGAATTCTGACTCACCGAACTAGCTCCAGTTATTGCTGCGAATCCCAAAGGTGATAAGATATCAGAGAGCATAATGGTGGTTGTACTCTTTCCATGACTACCACATATCATTATTGTTTTACCACATTTCGTAATCAAACCCATCATTTCAGAACGTTTTATTGCTTTAATTCCTTTTCTAAAAGCATCCTGTAATTCAATATTTTCAGCTTTTACTGCAGCTGAATAAACAAGAAGATCGGGATTTCCTATATTTTCCAAATGATAATTTAGAGGTTCAATACCTGCTGAGATCAATTGTGGAAAAAGATCGCTATTTTTATCTGTTCCTGTTACATGAAACCCCATTTTTTTACAATGAATAGCCAGAGGAGCCATTCCATTTCCACCAATGGCGGTGAAGTGAATATGTTTAATTTTT
This Candidatus Delongbacteria bacterium DNA region includes the following protein-coding sequences:
- the ftsA gene encoding cell division protein FtsA; its protein translation is MNVLGIDIGTNFIKGSLVRISEDGRFTLDYKLKVPSRGVTNGSISDIDSCAEAVKKCIDDIFEIDDSLAIDHVTVSYSGRSINCRTVSGTEDMWANSGSELPGRITNENIEKIISSIRMNESEPGKILHTFKQEFIIDDETRTYNPINMTGRRIKANVLLIADHGSNLHNVEQVMKKAGIEDFVPVYGPISTSEAILSEENKKGSIVIELGAGKIELVIYHDGCLRFAATLPLGSNYLNKDLMYVLQTDPDATEIAKVKYGSAIEYEGDENDTVTIKKSMGRGSEDFSLRQFCEITSARLVEIFELAIEMIYVAKYNTKIISPIILAGESTKLKNTNVLLRTMLNGHENERGNVKNIEKNESIPDSYFASIGSVMYAFRNKLIEFPKEKPRKKGIMGKFKNFIKDLL
- the murB gene encoding UDP-N-acetylmuramate dehydrogenase → MHNDFSKYLKDLLIDRFAEEVKMKKLTTYKIGGPAQFYAEPVNRDELIAILKACRDNNINYKVIGSGSNLLVSDNGYNGMIINLRQMKKTEIAFGKVYAQCGITLGRLAVLTKDNYLSGFENLSGIPGTVGGALAINAGSLGSEISDHVLFVDVLTEDFNKLRIYKSDLKFGYRSSNLNDYIITGAQFQLNDGSIEEISKKMIEGQKWRQTNQPLNLPSCGSVFKKVGDKSAGYYIDRSGLKGVRTGGAIVSVKHANFILNYNNASSSDVLNLIEKIKETVLKKYNVMLETELIMVGFDEKEKREY
- a CDS encoding FtsQ-type POTRA domain-containing protein, translated to MKKKKENTSKYLSKFRTILLASLKIIIGILIFSSVYEISGKIREICYESNLFIVKDITVFGTKLTSKEEIIDISGIRINCDIFSINDDYVARSIIDYGFVKNCKIEIQLPSKIVISIEEESPEAIVIDDRGNSYFVNSTSDLIGEIRNGFTTPLPIIRGNHDIAKSVKLLNILKDYDSLYTELSEIISDDRGLSIILKNSNIRIVFGKDDFDQKSEVIQNYLEKITNLNFDNISEIDVRFDNRVIKRIKKG
- the murC gene encoding UDP-N-acetylmuramate--L-alanine ligase, whose amino-acid sequence is MDLAKIKHIHFTAIGGNGMAPLAIHCKKMGFHVTGTDKNSDLFPQLISAGIEPLNYHLENIGNPDLLVYSAAVKAENIELQDAFRKGIKAIKRSEMMGLITKCGKTIMICGSHGKSTTTIMLSDILSPLGFAAITGASSVSQNSNYYNGDSDKLIIEGDEYDRSFLKMYADEIVLLNIDNDHMDIYENIDNLKETFVELCNKISENGKIYYNYDDEHVRSVLERVSNCKKIPFGLSKLSSNRVQNIVFSNNFLEFDLFLEDKFVGRLKIKSIGNYNALNMLAAIVCAVNNGLSIDDLPKSVLNFQGVRRRSDIIYNGDIMLVDDYAHHPTELESILEVITSLKRRVIVLFQPHLFSRTREHYVMFAKALSKADKIMIAPIYPARELPDGVTTSHLIYNALTEEDRSKAMVFEDLWDSYPYIKNIMEKNDIIVSIGAGEANKVLYELKRGLDA